The DNA region CCGTGGCGCAGGATGTGGAAGAGGGTGAAGTCGTGCAGCGCGTACGGGCCGATCTTGGACTCGGTGGACTGCAGTTCCTCTCCCGGCACGAGCTCCGGGCTGATCTCCGTGTCGAGGATGGCGGCCAGCGTCTCGTTGGTCTCCTCCTCGAACTGGCCGCTGCTGATGACCCATCGGATCAGGTGCTGGATGAGTGTCTTCGGGACGCCGGAGTTGACGTTGTAGTGACTCATCTGGTCGCCGACGCCATAGGTGCACCAGCCGAGCGCCAACTCGGACAGGTCACCGGTGCCGAGCACGATGCCACCGCGCTGGTTGGCCAGCCGGAACAGGTAGTCGGTGCGCAGCCCTGCCTGCACGTTCTCGAAGGTCACGTCGTACACCGGCTCACCGGAGGAGAACGGGTGCTCGATCTCCTGGAGCATGAGTCGGGCCGTCGGCGTGATGTCCAGTTCGGCGGCGGTGACTCCGAGCGAACGCATCAGCTTGTGCGCGTTGCCCTTGGTGCCCTCGCTGGTCGCGAAACCGGGCAGCGTGAAGGCCAGGATGTCGCTGCGCGGGCGGCCCGCGCGGTCCATGGCCCGGGCGGCGACGATCAGCGCGTGCGTGGAGTCGAGGCCACCCGACACTCCGATGACGACCTTCGGGCCGCCGATGGCCGCCAGTCGCTGCTGCAGACCCGTGACCTGGATGTTGTACGCCTCGTAGCAGTCCTGGGCGAGGCGGCTCGGGTCGGCCGGCACGAACGGGAACCGCTCGACCCGGCGGCGGAGTCCGAGGTCGGTCGCGGGCGGGTCCAGCCGGAACGACACGGACCTGAAGCCGCTGGTGCGTGCGGCGTGGGTGCGGCGGTTGTCGTCGAACGTGCCCATCCGCTGGCGGGCCTGGCGCAGCAGGTCGAGGTCGATGTCGGCCACCGCGTACTGGTCGTCGAGCGGGAACCGGTCGGTCTCGGCGAGCAGTTCCCCGTTCTCGTAGATCATGGTCTGGCCGTCCCAGGACAGGTCGGTGGTCGACTCTCCCAGTCCGGCCGCCGCGTAGACGTAGGCGGCAAGGCAGCGGGCGGACGCGGCGCGGCACAGCAGTCGCCGGTCCTCGGCCCGTCCGACCGTGATGGGGCTGCCCGAGAGGTTGAGGAGGACGGTCGCTCCGGCCAGCGCCGCCTCCGCGCTCGGGGGCACCGGCACCCACATGTCCTCGCAGATCTCCGCGTGCAGCACCAGGCCGGGAACGTCCTCCGCCGCGAAGAGCAGGTCCGTGCCGAACGGCACGGCCGCGCCGCCGACCCGGATCGTCCCGCCCCGCTCGTCGTCGCCCGCGGCGATCTGCCGCCGCTCGTAGAACTCGCGGTAGTTGGGCAGGTAGGACTTGGGCGCGACGCCGAGGATCCGCCCGCGGTGCACCATCACCGCGCAGTTGTAGATCCGGTGGCGATGGCGCAGCGGGGCGCCGACGACGAGCACCGTCAGCAGATCCGCCGAACCGGCGACCACGGTCTGGAGCGCGGCTTCGACCTCGTCGAGCAACGAGTCCTGCAGCAGCAGGTCCTCGATCGAGTAGCCGGACAGGCAGAGTTCGGGGAACACGGCGACGGCGACCCCCTCCTGCGCGCATCGGCGGCCTTGTCGCAGGACCGCCTCCGCGTTGGCGGGCGGGTCGGCGATGGCCGCATGGCCGGTGCACGCGGCGATCCGCGCGAAGCCGTGCTGGTAGATCGACCAGAGATTCACGATTTCGAAGTGCCCTTTCCAACAAGCAGTTTCACGATGGAGCGCCTCCCGGCCCCCGGCTGCCTTCCGGCACCCGACTCCATCGGCCCAGCAACATCAGTCGGCGCGGACCGGCCTTTCGAAGAACGTCTCCAGCACGACCGTAGCCTGCGTCCCGCTCACACCCTCGATCGCGTAGAGCCGCCGCAGGACGTCCTGCAACTGCTCCGTGGAGGCCGTGCGCACCTTGACGAGGACGGAGGCCGTGCCAGCGATGACGTGGGCTTCCTGGATCTCGGGGATGGCGGCGAAGGATTCGGACGCCTCCCCCATCCAGGCCGACGAGTCGACCATGACGAAGGCGAGTACACCCCGCCCGAGGGCGGCCGGGTCGACCTCCACGGTCGTGCGGCGGATGACGCCGCGTTCACGGAGCTTACGTACGCGATCATGTGCCGCGCCGGCCGACAGGCCGACCGCCCTGCCGAGCAACGCATAAGCCTGCCCGGCGTCACGCTGCAGCTCGGCGATCAGTGCCCTGTCGACGTCGTCCACGATCCCGTTGGCCATCCCCATGCCTCCACCATATCTGGTTCGGTCATATTATGATCACAGCGAATGGTGTTCAGATCCGCACGGAGAGAGGTTGGCCATGTCCGGCGAGATACTCAACAATCTGTACGAGGTCCTGGATGAGCGCTTTCGCACCGGGCGGTGCGCGAACGGCGACGCGCGGCTGGAGCGGTTGCACTCCGACTGCCGCTGGGCCGAAGGGCCGCTCTATCTGCCCGCCTGGCGGCAGCTGATCTGGAGCGACATTCCCAACGACCGCCTGCTGCGCTGGGACGAGGCCACAGGCGCGATCGGGGTCTTCAGGTCCCCGGCCGGGCACGTCAACGGCAACACGATCGACCGCGAGGGCCGGCTGGTGAGCTGCGAGCAGGGCAACCGCCGGGTCACCCGCACCGAGCACGACGGTCGCGTCACCGTGCTCGCCGACCGCTTCGAGGGCAAGCGGTTCAACAGCCCGAACGACGCGGTCGTACGCTCCGACGGCTCCGTCTGGTTCACGGACCCGGACTTCGGGATCACCAGTGACTACGAGGGGTTCCGCGCCGAGAGCGAGCTCGGCACCTGCGACGTCTATCGCATCGACCCCGTGACCGGCGGGATCCAACGGGTCGCGGACGGTTTCGGCGGACCGAACGGACTGGTCTTCTCACCGGACGAAAGGCAGTTGTACGTCGCCGACACGAGGGCCGGACAGATCCGCGTCTTCGACGTGCACGAGGATCGCACCCTCTCGGACGGCAAGGTTTTCGCCCAGCACACCGAGGGCGGCTTCGACAACATCCGCTTCGACGACGAAGGGCGGCTGTGGGCCGCCGCGTTCGACGAGGGCGTGCACTGCTACGACCCCGACGGCACTCTCATCGGACGACTGCTCGTGCCCGAGCCGGTCTCCAACATCGCCTTCGGCGGCCCGAAGAACAACCGGCTCTTCATCACGGCCACGACCTCGCTCTACTCGCTCATGATGTCCGTGACGGGCCTGCCCCGGGTGCGGTGAGAACCGTACGACTTCCTGGCACACCCGCTCCAGGGCGTCGGCCGGGGTGTTTCGGCCGATTCTCGACGGCCCGCGAGATGCTCACTTCCGTGCATTGACCTCTTCGGCGTACTGCCCAACGGTGGATCCTCCCTACTCGGCACAAGAAGGGAAGTTCCCGTGCGAAGACGGCACTTCGTCAGTGGATTGATCGGCACCACGGCAGGGTTCGGGCTGACCACGGCGGCCGGACCGTTCGCGGCCGCCCGCAGCGCCACCGGCGCGTTTCCCCCGGGCTGGCAGCCCGTACCCGTGCCGAACGGGCAGGAGGCCGCGCAGCTCCTGGACGTGGCGGCCGCGGGGCCCGGGCTCGCGTGGGCCGTGGGCGAGGAGGGCCGGAACGGATCCACGCGGGGCAGGCCCCTGGCGATGGCCTGGGACGGTACGGCGTGGACGCGGACCGGCCTGGACCATCTGGGGTTCGCCGGACAACTGCACTCCGTCGCCGGCAGCTCCCCCGACGCGGCGTGGGCCGTCGGCACCGACACCTCCGGCCGCGGACACCTTCTCGCCTGGGACGGCGTCACCTGGCGGGAGGTGGCGTACCCGGGGCGGGAGGACACCGGGACCGAACTCACCGGCCTGACGGTCGCCCCCGACGGGCGGGCCTGGGTCTCCGGCCGCAACAGTGACGGGCAGGGGCTGCTGCACTGGAACAAGCGGGAGTGGCGCTGGTGCGCGCCGCTGCCGGGCACGGTGACCGAGGCGCCGTCAGGCGTCCATCGCACACCGGGTGGCGAGATATGGGTGTACGGAACCGGTGTCGTCGCTCGCTGGGACGGAGCGTGGACCGAACTGCCGCCGCCCACAGGGATCCGCTTCGGTGTCACCGGGCTTCTCCCCTGCGCGGACAACGACGTCTGGCTCACCGGCTGGGACTACGGAGTCGGCGGACCGCCCGGAAAGCCCCCGAGCTGCGTCCTGCGGCACTGGGACGGCACCGCTTGGAGCCACGTCACCCCACCGTTCACCGTCGGCCTGCTCAGCGGCATCACCGGCGACGAGCAGGGGCGGCCGGACCGTATCGCAGGATGGGACTTCTGGGACCAGACACGGGCGCACTATCTGCGCTGGGACGGCACGGCCTGGGCGAGCGAACGCGGACCGCTCGCGACGACACCGGTCCTGCTCAACGCACTCGCCCGGATCCCCGGCACCGGCGAGTACTGGTCCGTCGGCACGACCTCCTCGTCCCCCAGTCCGCCCGCCCAGGCGCGCATGGAGCACTTCGGCCCCTGAGGCACTCCCGTACGGCCGACGGTCACGGCTTGCGGGCGAGGCCTCCGTGCTCGCCGACGGGTTCGGGGGTGGCGGAGGCGGGGTCCGGACGCCAGAGGGGGACCGAGACGACCCCGGGCTCCATGAGGTCCAGGCCGTCGAAGTACGCCGTGATCTCGTCGACGGTACGCAGGTTGTACGGGACGGCGCCGCTTTCGTTGTAGGCGTCCTGGGCCTGCTCGAAGACCGGGTCGATGCCGCGTGAACCGTCGTTGATGGAGAGGTGGCTGCCGGAAGGCAGCGCGTCCATGAGGCGGGTGACGATGGAGCGCGCCTGGTCGTGGTCGGCGACGTGGCCCAGGATGTTGCTGAGGACGAGGGCGGTGGGGCGGGTGAAGTCCAGCGTCCCGGCGGCGGCCGCCAGGATCCGGTCCGGGTCCAGCACGTCGGCGTCGACGAAGGCGGTCGCCCCCTCCGGGGTGGAGTGGAGCAGATCGCGGGCGTGGGCGATGACCAGCGGGTCGTTGTCGACGTAGACGATCCTGGACTCCGGCGCGAGGCGCTGGGCGACCTCATGGGTGTTGTCAGCGGTCGGCAGACCGGTTCCGACGTCCAGGAACTGCCGGATGCCCGCCTCGGCGACCAGGTACGTGATGTTGCGGCGCAGGAAGGCGCGGCTGCTGCGGGCGATGGTCACGATGCCGGGGAAGACGGCGGTGTAGGCGTCGCCGGCCTCCTTGTCCACGGGGTAGTTGTCCTTGCCACCCAGCCAGTAGTTCCAGATCCGCGCCGAGTGCGGCACCGAAGTGTCGATCTCCTGATGCGCCGCGGGTCCGGGTGTTGTCACGTGGTCGGTCATGAGTGCAGCCCGTCTCTCGGCCGAGGCATGGATGGTTCAACGCACAACGTACGTCCCAACTGGCCTGGTGCGTACATCAGTTCACGCATCCCACAGGTTCGAGCAGTGAGTTCTCGGAGTGGCCGGACAGGGTGCGGAACACCCGAACCTCTAGGCAAGGCCTTTGAGCATGCCGTGCCAGTACAGGGCAGGCAGGCCGTAGCGCTTGAGCAGCCACATGTCCCGGCGTTCCTTGGTGGTGTCCACCAAGGGGATGCTGGGAGTTGGGCGCTGGTCGTAGTCGAACTCGGCGAGCAGCATCCTGTCGCGTGCCGTGACCAACGGGCAGGAGGTGTAACCGTCGTAGCGCCGCAGTTCAGGCCGCTCGCTCTTGGGTTGGGCCTCGGCCAGCAGGTTTGCGACCACGACGGGGGCCTGCCTGCGGACGGCGGCGCCGGTCTTGGAGGTGGGCAGGTTCGCGACGTCACCCAGGGCGAAGACATTGCGGTGGCGAGGGTGTTGGAGGGTGTACTTGTCGACCTCCACATAGCCGTACGGACTCGCGGGGTCGGCGAGCGGGCTGCTCTTGACCCAGTCGGGGGCACTTTGCGGTGGGACGGCGTGGAGCAGATCGAAGCCGAGGGTCTCCTCGTCGCCCGTGGAGTGGTCGGTCACGGTCAGCCGGCGGGCGGCGCCATCAACAGCCGTCATCTCCGAGCTCAGCCGCACCTCGATGCCATAGCGGCCGGCGACCCGCTCCAGGGCCCGGCGCCAGACCGGTACACCGAACATGGAGTCCGCGGGCAGGACGAGGACCACTCGGATACGGTCCAGAACTCCTTGCCTGCGCCAGTGGTCGGCGGCCAGGTAGGCGATCTTCTGCGGGGCGCCGCCGCACTTGACGGGGCCGGTCGGCTGGGTGAAGACCGCGGTGCCCGAGCGCAGGCCACGAATCAGTTCCCAGGTGTACGGGGCATGCTCGAAGGAGTAGTTGCTGGAGACGGCCCCGTGTCCGACAGCTGTGTCCAGGCCGG from Streptomyces sp. NBC_00258 includes:
- a CDS encoding NAD(+) synthase, producing the protein MNLWSIYQHGFARIAACTGHAAIADPPANAEAVLRQGRRCAQEGVAVAVFPELCLSGYSIEDLLLQDSLLDEVEAALQTVVAGSADLLTVLVVGAPLRHRHRIYNCAVMVHRGRILGVAPKSYLPNYREFYERRQIAAGDDERGGTIRVGGAAVPFGTDLLFAAEDVPGLVLHAEICEDMWVPVPPSAEAALAGATVLLNLSGSPITVGRAEDRRLLCRAASARCLAAYVYAAAGLGESTTDLSWDGQTMIYENGELLAETDRFPLDDQYAVADIDLDLLRQARQRMGTFDDNRRTHAARTSGFRSVSFRLDPPATDLGLRRRVERFPFVPADPSRLAQDCYEAYNIQVTGLQQRLAAIGGPKVVIGVSGGLDSTHALIVAARAMDRAGRPRSDILAFTLPGFATSEGTKGNAHKLMRSLGVTAAELDITPTARLMLQEIEHPFSSGEPVYDVTFENVQAGLRTDYLFRLANQRGGIVLGTGDLSELALGWCTYGVGDQMSHYNVNSGVPKTLIQHLIRWVISSGQFEEETNETLAAILDTEISPELVPGEELQSTESKIGPYALHDFTLFHILRHGFRPSKIGFLAWHAWHDQDAGVWPPGFPEAKRTEYDLPEIRHWLETFCRRFFGFAQFKRSAMPNGPKVLAGGSLSPRGDWRAPSDSTAAVWLRDLARWDVPREQEGE
- a CDS encoding Lrp/AsnC family transcriptional regulator, with amino-acid sequence MDDVDRALIAELQRDAGQAYALLGRAVGLSAGAAHDRVRKLRERGVIRRTTVEVDPAALGRGVLAFVMVDSSAWMGEASESFAAIPEIQEAHVIAGTASVLVKVRTASTEQLQDVLRRLYAIEGVSGTQATVVLETFFERPVRAD
- a CDS encoding SMP-30/gluconolactonase/LRE family protein; this encodes MSGEILNNLYEVLDERFRTGRCANGDARLERLHSDCRWAEGPLYLPAWRQLIWSDIPNDRLLRWDEATGAIGVFRSPAGHVNGNTIDREGRLVSCEQGNRRVTRTEHDGRVTVLADRFEGKRFNSPNDAVVRSDGSVWFTDPDFGITSDYEGFRAESELGTCDVYRIDPVTGGIQRVADGFGGPNGLVFSPDERQLYVADTRAGQIRVFDVHEDRTLSDGKVFAQHTEGGFDNIRFDDEGRLWAAAFDEGVHCYDPDGTLIGRLLVPEPVSNIAFGGPKNNRLFITATTSLYSLMMSVTGLPRVR
- a CDS encoding SAM-dependent methyltransferase, whose protein sequence is MTDHVTTPGPAAHQEIDTSVPHSARIWNYWLGGKDNYPVDKEAGDAYTAVFPGIVTIARSSRAFLRRNITYLVAEAGIRQFLDVGTGLPTADNTHEVAQRLAPESRIVYVDNDPLVIAHARDLLHSTPEGATAFVDADVLDPDRILAAAAGTLDFTRPTALVLSNILGHVADHDQARSIVTRLMDALPSGSHLSINDGSRGIDPVFEQAQDAYNESGAVPYNLRTVDEITAYFDGLDLMEPGVVSVPLWRPDPASATPEPVGEHGGLARKP
- a CDS encoding NAD(P)/FAD-dependent oxidoreductase, coding for MPFTSSTRRSARRRHRVLIVGGGTAGITVAARLRRAGVTDVAVVEPESTHWYQPLWTLVGGGQAPLDITRRPEASVMPTRVCWIREAAASVDPEARTVTTTGRRTIGYDHLVMAPGLQLDWDAVPGLDTAVGHGAVSSNYSFEHAPYTWELIRGLRSGTAVFTQPTGPVKCGGAPQKIAYLAADHWRRQGVLDRIRVVLVLPADSMFGVPVWRRALERVAGRYGIEVRLSSEMTAVDGAARRLTVTDHSTGDEETLGFDLLHAVPPQSAPDWVKSSPLADPASPYGYVEVDKYTLQHPRHRNVFALGDVANLPTSKTGAAVRRQAPVVVANLLAEAQPKSERPELRRYDGYTSCPLVTARDRMLLAEFDYDQRPTPSIPLVDTTKERRDMWLLKRYGLPALYWHGMLKGLA